The Aurantiacibacter gangjinensis genome includes a region encoding these proteins:
- the uvrB gene encoding excinuclease ABC subunit UvrB: MAELVIRRGLEEPDTTGEFTPHKPARPEKSQGGRPFKLVSDYEPAGDQPTAIEELVREAEGGEKTQVLLGVTGSGKTFTMAKVVEQLQRPALVLAPNKILAAQLYGEFKSFFPENAVEYFVSYYDYYQPEAYVPRSDTYIEKESSVNEAIDRMRHSATRALLERDDVLIVASVSCLYGIGSVETYSAMIFDIKKGETVDQRELIRKLVALQYKRNDTAFARGNFRVRGDNLELFPSHLEDTAWRISFFGDEIEEIAEFDPLTGKKGQALDKVRVYANSHYVTPGPTMKQAAEAIKFELEERLKELHEEGRLLEAQRLEQRTNFDLEMIAATGSCNGIENYSRFLTGRLPGEPPPTLFEYLPENALLFVDESHQTIPQIGAMARGDHRRKLTLAEYGFRLPSCIDNRPLRFNEWDAMRPQTFAVSATPGGWEMEQTGGVFAEQVIRPTGLIDPPVEIKPVEDQVQDCIAEAKATAANGYRTLVTTLTKRMAEDLTEFMHEQGVRVRYMHSDVETLERIELIRDLRLGVYDVLIGINLLREGLDIPECGLVAILDADKEGFLRSETSLIQTIGRAARNVDGRVILYADRVTGSMERAMAETERRREKQRAFNEKHGITPTTIKRDIADIVAHSAAADGVTVGTGDNEVNNLVGHNLRAYIEDLEKRMRAAAADLEFEEAGRLRDEIRRLEKDELGLPDEAKKAPVVGRSNEGRPGTRKLRYGRTQRKFGK; this comes from the coding sequence ATGGCAGAATTGGTAATCAGGCGCGGGCTGGAAGAGCCGGATACGACCGGCGAGTTCACCCCGCACAAACCCGCGCGCCCGGAAAAGTCGCAAGGCGGCAGGCCGTTCAAGCTGGTTTCCGATTACGAACCGGCGGGCGACCAGCCGACTGCCATCGAAGAGCTGGTGCGCGAGGCCGAGGGCGGCGAGAAAACGCAGGTGCTGCTGGGCGTTACCGGCAGCGGCAAGACCTTCACCATGGCCAAGGTGGTGGAACAGTTGCAGCGCCCTGCCTTGGTGCTGGCGCCGAACAAGATCCTCGCCGCGCAGCTATATGGCGAGTTCAAGAGCTTCTTCCCCGAGAACGCCGTCGAATATTTCGTCAGCTACTACGACTACTACCAGCCCGAAGCCTATGTGCCGCGCTCCGACACCTATATCGAGAAGGAGTCGAGCGTAAACGAGGCCATCGACCGGATGCGCCACTCCGCCACGCGCGCCCTGCTGGAACGCGACGATGTGCTGATCGTGGCGTCGGTGTCCTGCCTCTACGGCATCGGTTCGGTCGAAACCTATTCGGCCATGATCTTCGATATCAAGAAAGGCGAGACGGTCGACCAGCGCGAGCTGATCCGCAAGCTTGTCGCGCTGCAGTACAAGCGAAACGACACAGCCTTTGCCCGGGGCAATTTCCGCGTGCGCGGCGACAATCTGGAGCTGTTTCCCAGTCACCTCGAAGACACCGCATGGCGCATCAGCTTTTTCGGCGACGAGATTGAGGAGATTGCCGAGTTCGACCCGCTGACCGGCAAGAAGGGGCAGGCGCTCGACAAGGTGCGCGTCTATGCCAATTCGCACTACGTCACCCCCGGCCCGACGATGAAACAGGCGGCCGAAGCCATCAAGTTCGAGCTGGAAGAGCGGCTGAAGGAACTGCACGAGGAAGGCCGCCTGCTCGAAGCGCAGCGGCTGGAGCAGCGCACCAATTTCGACCTCGAGATGATTGCCGCCACCGGCAGCTGCAATGGTATCGAGAACTACTCGCGCTTCCTCACAGGCCGCCTGCCCGGCGAACCGCCGCCCACCCTGTTCGAATACCTGCCCGAAAATGCCCTGCTGTTCGTCGATGAGAGCCACCAGACCATCCCGCAGATCGGCGCGATGGCGCGCGGCGACCATCGGCGCAAGCTGACGCTGGCGGAATACGGCTTCCGCCTGCCCAGCTGTATCGACAACCGCCCCCTTCGCTTCAACGAATGGGACGCCATGCGCCCGCAAACCTTTGCCGTCTCCGCCACGCCTGGCGGCTGGGAGATGGAGCAGACGGGCGGCGTGTTCGCAGAGCAAGTCATCCGCCCCACCGGCCTCATCGATCCGCCGGTCGAGATCAAGCCGGTGGAAGACCAGGTGCAGGATTGCATTGCAGAGGCCAAGGCCACTGCGGCCAATGGCTATCGCACGCTGGTGACGACGCTCACCAAGCGCATGGCCGAGGACCTTACCGAATTCATGCACGAACAGGGCGTGCGCGTGCGCTACATGCATTCCGATGTCGAGACGCTGGAGCGTATCGAGCTGATCCGCGACCTGCGCCTGGGCGTCTATGACGTGCTGATCGGCATCAACCTGCTGCGCGAAGGGCTCGACATTCCCGAATGCGGGCTCGTCGCCATTCTCGATGCCGACAAGGAAGGCTTCCTGCGCTCAGAGACATCGCTCATCCAGACAATCGGGCGCGCGGCGCGCAACGTGGATGGGCGCGTTATCCTCTATGCCGACCGGGTCACCGGCAGCATGGAACGCGCCATGGCGGAAACCGAACGCCGCCGCGAGAAGCAGCGCGCGTTCAACGAAAAGCACGGCATCACCCCCACCACGATCAAGCGCGACATTGCCGATATAGTCGCCCATTCGGCTGCCGCCGATGGCGTGACCGTGGGCACCGGTGATAACGAGGTGAACAATCTCGTCGGCCACAATCTGCGCGCATATATCGAAGACCTCGAAAAACGCATGCGCGCCGCTGCCGCAGACCTCGAATTCGAGGAAGCCGGCCGCCTGCGCGACGAAATCCGCCGCCTGGAGAAGGACGAGCTGGGCCTGCCGGACGAGGCCAAGAAAGCGCCGGTCGTGGGCCGCAGCAATGAAGGCCGCCCCGGCACGCGCAAGCTGCGATACGGCCGAACGCAGCGGAAATTCGGGAAGTAG
- a CDS encoding esterase/lipase family protein: MDSQPTSRTPVDGADAASGSGLGAQISRRLELLQGEEPPEAHKPPLRLFPAEVLNFLEPIKRKFRAPLDIAPADAPKVVILLPGFATHPWRMRYMAEQLERAGHKVKKWGYGYNFGPTPENFDIVAKRVCDVKARYGKEVVLIGWSLGGIFAREVAKRHPDCVEKVVTMGTPFSHTPYSNNLWRIYQAITGHRVDNPPVEANLPEKPPVETVAFWSPRDGAISRRSACGLPGERDRAVALRCTHMGFCNSPEVILALDAELKR, translated from the coding sequence ATGGATAGCCAGCCAACTTCACGCACGCCCGTCGATGGCGCTGATGCTGCGAGCGGCAGCGGGCTGGGTGCGCAAATTTCCCGTCGGTTGGAGCTGTTGCAAGGCGAGGAGCCTCCCGAAGCGCACAAGCCGCCCCTGCGGCTGTTCCCGGCAGAAGTCCTGAACTTTCTCGAACCCATCAAGCGCAAGTTCCGCGCGCCGCTGGATATCGCGCCTGCGGACGCCCCGAAGGTCGTGATCCTGCTGCCCGGCTTCGCCACCCACCCCTGGCGCATGCGCTATATGGCGGAGCAGTTGGAGCGCGCCGGCCACAAGGTCAAAAAATGGGGCTATGGCTATAATTTCGGGCCGACGCCGGAGAATTTCGACATTGTGGCAAAGCGCGTTTGCGATGTGAAAGCGCGCTACGGCAAGGAGGTAGTGCTGATCGGCTGGAGCCTCGGCGGCATTTTTGCGCGCGAGGTCGCCAAGCGACATCCCGACTGCGTGGAAAAGGTGGTGACCATGGGCACGCCTTTCAGCCACACGCCCTATTCCAACAATCTGTGGCGCATCTATCAGGCGATCACCGGCCACCGGGTGGACAATCCGCCCGTCGAGGCGAACCTGCCGGAAAAACCGCCGGTGGAAACGGTGGCTTTCTGGAGCCCGCGCGACGGTGCTATTTCGCGCCGCAGCGCCTGCGGCCTGCCGGGAGAGCGCGACCGCGCAGTAGCCTTGCGCTGCACGCATATGGGCTTTTGCAACTCGCCCGAGGTCATTCTGGCGCTTGATGCGGAACTCAAGCGCTGA
- a CDS encoding DUF3617 domain-containing protein, with product MNTRLAFVAISTLALAACGDSGVVEDPSDPEQIAAATANLPTPQAGEYRITGDLVDLQVEGVSDQEAQMMRTMFEGMFAQERTQCLSQDDIDEGHQQLLEGLTNTGEGCEYTAYAVSGNTIDATMQCNDTNGTSGTMEFDGTVTETSQNITLAMDMTAEGQGFDMTLNMTQERVGDC from the coding sequence ATGAATACCAGGCTTGCATTCGTCGCCATCTCTACCCTCGCTCTGGCCGCATGCGGCGATAGCGGCGTGGTGGAAGACCCCAGCGATCCCGAACAGATCGCCGCGGCGACGGCCAACCTGCCCACCCCGCAGGCCGGTGAGTATCGCATCACCGGAGATCTCGTCGATCTGCAGGTGGAAGGCGTGAGCGATCAGGAAGCGCAGATGATGCGCACCATGTTCGAAGGCATGTTCGCGCAAGAGCGCACGCAGTGCCTGTCGCAGGACGATATCGATGAAGGGCACCAACAGCTGCTGGAAGGCCTGACCAATACGGGCGAGGGCTGCGAATACACCGCCTATGCGGTCAGCGGCAACACGATCGACGCCACCATGCAGTGCAACGACACCAACGGCACATCGGGCACGATGGAGTTCGACGGTACGGTGACGGAAACCTCGCAGAACATCACGCTGGCGATGGATATGACCGCCGAAGGCCAGGGCTTCGACATGACGCTGAACATGACGCAGGAGCGCGTGGGCGACTGTTGA
- a CDS encoding DUF3617 domain-containing protein: MRLIHSLSLAAAFALAACGNNADEELTDEALSAEEVGAAMNDNGTMLQPGEYTTSMELVSFEMPTASSIDMEALQAAFEEGAANQASFCATEAMDRESLISAMTDNSCDITRITAEGNDLDLAMTCDAEDGPQGRITLAGTMEETSADLEMQFSQPIEGIGDADVTARISARRTGDCS, encoded by the coding sequence ATGCGCCTGATCCACAGCCTTTCGCTTGCAGCGGCCTTTGCGCTGGCAGCCTGCGGCAACAATGCCGACGAGGAACTGACCGACGAGGCGCTGTCCGCCGAGGAAGTGGGCGCGGCGATGAACGACAACGGCACCATGTTGCAGCCGGGCGAATATACGACCAGCATGGAGCTGGTATCGTTCGAGATGCCGACTGCTTCGAGCATCGACATGGAAGCCTTGCAGGCAGCTTTCGAAGAAGGCGCCGCCAATCAGGCGAGCTTCTGCGCGACCGAGGCGATGGACCGGGAAAGCCTGATCTCCGCCATGACCGACAATAGCTGCGACATCACCCGCATCACGGCAGAGGGTAACGACCTCGACCTCGCCATGACGTGCGACGCCGAAGACGGGCCCCAAGGGCGCATTACGCTGGCGGGCACGATGGAAGAGACCAGCGCCGATCTGGAAATGCAGTTCTCCCAGCCCATCGAAGGTATCGGCGATGCCGATGTCACCGCGCGCATTTCGGCACGACGCACTGGAGATTGTTCATAA
- a CDS encoding DUF3617 domain-containing protein yields MNKDILAGGIAALLAITPAAAAWQDADPDDVRAAEERIAGAVGEMETDESDVAANERSGSVADGELSSNEPYPWPDFMNVTPIPGRYKMKISLVDVDLSDNSLAAALTTPEMLAENFAETETYCVAPGSQRSERWLGDLSDDDCSALETTVDGNSFTHVLQCTEDDGTEITLAIDGDVYDDRARMDVQVDMNPDDTGPVSLKMRIASNRTGDCD; encoded by the coding sequence ATGAACAAAGACATTCTAGCAGGCGGCATTGCTGCCTTACTCGCCATCACGCCCGCTGCTGCCGCATGGCAGGACGCTGATCCCGATGACGTCCGTGCTGCGGAAGAGCGGATCGCCGGGGCTGTGGGCGAGATGGAAACCGACGAGAGCGATGTAGCTGCGAACGAGCGCAGCGGCTCGGTGGCTGACGGAGAGCTGTCTTCCAACGAACCATATCCCTGGCCGGACTTCATGAACGTGACGCCGATACCCGGCCGCTACAAAATGAAGATCTCTCTGGTCGATGTCGATTTGTCCGACAATTCTCTCGCTGCTGCGCTGACCACGCCGGAAATGCTGGCTGAAAATTTTGCTGAAACCGAAACATATTGTGTCGCTCCCGGCTCGCAGCGCAGCGAAAGATGGCTCGGTGATTTGAGCGACGACGATTGCAGCGCCCTTGAGACGACGGTTGACGGAAACAGCTTCACCCATGTCCTGCAATGCACGGAAGACGACGGAACCGAAATCACACTTGCGATAGATGGTGATGTGTACGACGACCGCGCCCGTATGGATGTGCAGGTTGATATGAACCCGGACGATACGGGGCCGGTTTCCCTCAAGATGCGGATCGCGTCCAACCGAACCGGCGATTGCGACTGA